In Betta splendens chromosome 19, fBetSpl5.4, whole genome shotgun sequence, the following proteins share a genomic window:
- the LOC114858710 gene encoding NACHT, LRR and PYD domains-containing protein 12-like isoform X1 yields the protein MKSDRSRHEPINFSNEPGASETKSHQRQRSAGPGPGPGPGPGPGPGPGPGPGPGPSCVSFKSDQSKDNYIDFKDQPVSESQVDQQRSEVPSAQSVQQHQTHLDSIFMLLEENIVTFVKKELKKMQKLLRPDYPECLESQREDEEEMDGEDEEQRRSSRDAFLSITVNFLRRMKQEELADCLQKPNPVVPVPEPRFITYYQQMLQSNLQDQFVCVKPGWSEVDQRLDDIYTELYITAGPDSHINTQHEVQQLETTQQKQRSAEEPVKPSDLFKHPPGKYRRIRTVLTNGIAGIGKTVLVNRFVLDWTQRRSNQDVHLIFPFTFRRLNPLKGQKFSLSELIHKCIPETESISLEALNHIFTHLQSSGNSNYDKSSFKLLFVFDGLDESRLQLDCSTSEKETGQRDVTESTSVDELLTNLIRGKLLRSARIWITTRPAAANQIHGDFVEVVTEVRGFTDPQKEEFFRKRFTDEEQSNRIMSHIKTSRSLHIMCHIPVFCWITATVLEDLLETREGGELPKTLTEMYAEFLGFQMDRTKDKYGPEQSSNYIKSLAKLAFKQLLKGNLIFYEEDLKESGIDVSGASVCSGVFTEIFKQERGRKTKDKMFSFVHLSVQEFLAAVHMMLCYTNGKMEELEELLKDCKHTESILKKTKQLFVYPSTLSSLHDVLSRSMFKSLQSPSGHLDLFVRFLHGLCLESNQRILGGLLGHTENSPETIQTIINKLKKVNSDRISPDRSINIFHCLMEMNDHSVHQQIQEFLKSENRSEKELSLIQCSALAYMLQMSEEVLNELDLNKYKTSWEGRQRLIPAVRNCRKAQLSGCGLTETHCEVVASALKSNLSHLTHLDLSNNNLQDSVKVLCVGLKSPHCRLETLRLSLCSLSGISCDSLVSALSNPSLLKQLDLSNNNLQDSGAKHLCGFLESRHCRLETLRLSVCDLSERSCEALSSVLSSQSSILRELDLSNNNLQDSGVKLLCAGLKSPHCRLETLRLSGCLLSEEACVSLASAPSSNPSHLRELDLSYNHPGDSGVELLFAGVKDPHWRLDTLRVEPGGVRWLRPGLSKYSCQLTIDTNTVNRRLQLSDNNRKVTCVKEDQSYPDHPDRFDLCPQLLCSNGLTGRCYWEVECRGGVHLSVSYRGIRRKGRSDDCWFGFNDQSWSLICSDNGYSVRHNNIVTSISSSVSDRVSVYVDRPAGSLSFYRVSSDKLIHLHTFNTTFTEPLYPGFGFGFCSPGSSVSLCDVS from the exons ctggacctggacctggacctggacccagctgtgtgtccttcaagagcgaccAGTCAAAGGATAATTACATTGATttcaaagaccaacctgtatcagagtcaca agtggaccagcagagatcagaggttcccagtgctcagtctgtccagcagcaccaaacacacctggactccatatttatg ctgctggaggaaaacattgtcacgtttgtgaagaaggagctgaagaagatgcagaagCTTCTGAgaccagattacccagaatgcttagagagtcagagggaggatgaagaggagatggatggtgaggatgaagagcagaggaggagcagcagagacgcatttctgagcatcacagtgaacttcctgaggaggatgaagcaggaggagctggctgactgtctgcaga AACCAAATCCAgtggttccagtaccagagccacggTTCAttacatattaccagcagatgcttcaatcaaacctccaagaccagtttgtgtgtgtgaaaccaggctggtcagaagtcgaccaacgtctggatgacatctacacagagctgtacatcacagctgggccggattcacacatcaacacacagcatgaggtccaacagcttgagacgacacagcagaagcaaagatcagcagaggagccagtgaagcccagtgacctgttcaaacatccccctggtaaatacagacgcatcagaacagtgttgaccaatggaatcgctgggattggaaaaacagtccttgtgaacaggtttgtgttggactggacccaacgaaggtccaatcaagacgtgcatctgattttccccttcaccttccgtcggctgaatccactgaagggacagaagttcagtttgtcagagctcattcataaatgtatcccagaaactgaatccatcagcctggaggctctgaatcacatctttacacatctacagtcatcaggaaacagcaactatgacaagagcagcttcaaacttctgtttgtgtttgatggactggacgagagtcgcctccaactggactgtagcaccagtgagaaggagacgggtcaacgtgacgtcacagagtccacctcagtggatgagctgctgacaaacctcatcagaggaaaactactacgctctgctcgcatctggatcaccacacgacctgcagcagccaatcagattcatggagactttgttgaggtggtgacggaggtcagagggttcactgacccacagaaggaggagttcttcaggaagagattcacagatgaggagcagagcaacagaatcatgtcccacatcaagacgtcacgaagcctccacatcatgtgccacatcccagtcttctgctggatcactgctacggttctggaggatctgctggaaaccagagagggaggagagctgcccaagaccctgacagaaatgtacgcagagttcctggggtttcagatggatcggactaaagacaagtacggaccagaacagagcagcaactacatcaagtcattggctaaactggcttttaagcagctgctaaagggaaacttgatcttctatgaggaagatctaaaagagagcggcatcgatgtcagtggagcctcagtgtgttcaggagtgttcacagagatctttaaacaggagcgagggaggaaaaccaaggacaagatgttcagctttgttcatctgagcgttcaggagtttctggctgctgttcacatgatgctctgttacaccaacgggaagatggaggaactggaggagttaCTGAaagactgtaaacacacagaatcaatccttaaaaaaacaaaacagttgttTGTTTATCCTTcaactctctcctctctgcatgATGTCCTGAGTAGAAGCATGTTTAAATCCCTCcagagtccaagtggccacctggacctgtttgttcgcttccttcatggcctctgtctggagtccaaccagagaatcttaggaggtttgctgggtcacacagagaacagtccagaaaccatccagacaatTATcaacaagctgaagaaggtgaacagtgatagaatctctccagacagaagcatcaacatcttccactgtctgatggagatgaacgaccactcagtgcatcagcagatccaagagttcctgaagtcagagaacagatcagagaaggaactctccttgatccagtgctcagctctggcctacatgctgcagatgtcagaggaggttctgaatgagttggacctgaacaagTACAAAACATCATGggagggacgacagagactgattccagctgtgaggaactgcagaaaggctca actttctggctgtggactcacagagactcactgtgaagttgtggcctcagctctgaagtccaacctgtcacatctgacacatctggacctgagtaacaacaacctgcaggactcagtgaaggttctgtgtgttggactgaagagtcctcactgtcgactggagactctgag attgagtctctgcagtttgtcagggatcagctgtgattctctggtctcagctctgtccAACCCGTCACTTCTaaaacaactggacctgagtaacaacaacctgcaggattcaggagcgaagcatctgtgtggttttctggagagtcgtcactgtcgattggagactctgag actgagtgtgtgtgacctgtcagagagaagctgtgaagctctgtcctcagttctcagctctcagtcctctattctgagagaactggacctgagtaacaacaacctgcaggactcaggagTGAAACtactgtgtgctggactgaagagtcctcactgtcgactggagactctcag gctgtcaggctgtctgctctcagaggaagcttgtgtctctctggcctcagccccgagctccaacccctcccatctgagagagctggacctgagctacaatcatccaggagactcaggagtggagctgctgtttgctggagtcaaggatccacactggagactggacactctcag ggtggagcctggtggagtccgatggttgagaccaggtctgagcaagt attccTGTCAACTCACgattgacacaaacacagtgaacaggagactacaactgtctgacaacaacaggaaggtgacatgtgtgaaggaggatcagtcatatcctgatcatccagacagatttgacctgtgtcctcagctgctgtgtagtaatggtctgactggtcgctgttactgggaggttgagtgcaGAGGAGGAGTTCATTTATCAGTGAGTTatagaggaatcagaaggaaaggacgCAGTGATGACTGTTGGTTTGGAttcaatgatcagtcctggagtctgatctgCTCTGATAATggttactctgtcagacacaataacatagtaacgtccatctcctcctctgtgtctgacagagtatcagtgtatgtggaccgtcctgctggttctctgtccttctacagagtctcttctgacaaactgatccatcttcacaccttcaacaccacattcactgaacctctttatcctgggtttgggtttgggttctgttctcctggttcctcagtgtctctgtgtgatgtgtcgtag